From Petrotoga mexicana DSM 14811:
TATCTACCTCCTACCCGATTAAAAACTGTTGCTAATTTGAATGAACCTTTGCTATTGCTAACTACTTTTCGTTTAGCAGACACTTATTTTCGGTACACTTTTCGTTTAGTAAGTGACTCGCTTAAGGTAGCGTTTTTCCTGACTGCTGTGGGTAGTGAAGTAGTCATTCCGCCACTTTCGGGGTGTTTCTCCATCTGGCTTGGGTAAATTTAATTCAACTCTAACTTAATTACCCACTATTTTCGAGGAGAAAATCAAATTAATTCTTCATTTTAGAAGACACAAAATCTTTAAAACTTATTAAAATAACATTATTGCTGGCTTTGGCAAAATTCAAAGTTTCTTTCGTAAAACCGTTTTTCGAGAAAAGTATATAAAATTTATTCTCAAAATGAAATAAAGCCCCTTTATCCATAAGTTTTTTAACTACTGACATATCTACCAATGAATTATGCCATTTGCATTCACCAAGAAGAATGTTTTTCTTATCGTAGGCTACTATATCGATTTCTTCTTCCCTCTTTTTAATAGGATTATTACCCCACCACTTGCCAATATTTTCAAAGATGAATGGCAATTTACCATCGGCATTCATTTTTTTCAGGATTTCAACAGAAATATCTTCAAAAATGGGGCCTATATACTCATTCATAAATGGCTTTATTTTATTTTGTATAACGAAATCCGCCAATCCTTGTTCAATTAATGCTTTGTTTTTAAAAACAAACCTATACCAAAATTTAAAAAAATTATCCTTAATCTTGAAAATACTCCCCCTGCTTTTTCTGCCTATTGGTTCAGGTTTTATTCTTTCAACGATCTTTAGATCAATCAAGGTTTCCAAATACTTAGCCACTTTGGAATTATCGAAACTGATTCTTGAGGAAATTTCATTCAATTTTCCATTTCCTTCTGCTAAAGCTTCTAAAATCGAATTATAAATCAAAGGCTCCCTTAATTCTTGTCTTAGCAAGAATGTAGGTTCTTCATTAAGATACGATGATTTAAATAATATTTTTTGTTTTATATTTTCATAAACGTCCACTTTTTCATCAAAGGTGACCAAGTATTGTGGTGTACCCCCTAAAACCCCATATGTGTTGACTTGTTCCTCCCTTGAATATTCTGGGAAAAACTTTCGACTGTCAAAAAAACCAAAAGGGGTAATCTCAAATTGTGCGGTTCTTCTCCCATACAACGGACTTTTATAACCTAAAACTTCGTTTTCCATAAAACTAACATATGAACCACAGATTATCAAAAATAATTTGGTGTCTTTCAAACTATGATCTATCAATTTCTGTAAAATCGATGGAATACTACGATTCGCATTCACTAAATATTGAAACTCATCAATTACTATCCCCAATCTTTCTTCTCTTGTTCTATTTGCAATAAAGAGAAAAGCTTCTTCCCAGGAATTAAACCCAGTTAAGCCCTTTAAATTGAAAAACGAAAAAACCTCTTTAGAAAACTTTTCTAATGAAACGCTATCTACTGATTCATCGGCAACAAAAAATATAAAAGGCTTTTCTTTGCAAAATTCCAAAAGTAAGGTGGTTTTCCCAACCCTTCTTCTTCCATATACAACAACAAATTGGAACTTGTCTTCTTGATATAATTTGTTTAAAGCGGTTAATTCCGATTCTCTACCAATAAACATATAAGTCACCTCTATAACTTACTCACGAGTTAGTAACTCATGAGTAAGTAACTCTAAAGTTAGTATTATTATACCACAAAATTGTGGTTTTTAGTGAAAGGGTTAACTGTGTGAGGATAGCTTGGTGAAAGGTAAAAACCTTTTCTCATGGGTGGGGAGCGGAGCAAAACTTCTTCCTCTTTCCTTATGGGAGGGCAGCGGGGGAAGGGCGCTATAAAACTTATTATACAAGAGTTATATGATAAGATAACCCACCTTTAAAAACATATGGTATAATATAAATAGTTCAACAAACTATCGTGTAACCAAAAGGGGGAGCTGATGAAAGGCACTAACATAACCCACAACCGTCAGGACATTATCTTCAAAAAGATGTCAGTACTATTCAAAAACGAAACACTCAAATATTATGAATTAAACTTACCAAAGATAATCTCAGTAAAACCAACAGAACTACCTGTAATAAACGTATCAGACAGAAACATGGATTTTTGCAGCTTTGTGCAAAAAGCTTTATTTGTAATGCCTTAGAAACTATTTCCAAAATCTGATTTGCGAAGCATTTTGCGGCTTTGTGCAAAAAGTTTCACTTGTAATGCTTCAAAAACTCTTTCCAAAACCTCATTTGCGATGCAAATGACGTATCCTCATGGAAGAAAGCAGACTTACTAAGATTTGCACAATACGACATAGCGTTATACCAAAAAGAAAGAAGAAAGATAAACACGGTGGTAATATACTCAGGGAAATACGAAAGTGCAGAAAATGAATTAGACATGGGTTTAAATAAATACAAAGTTTTACAAGTATTCATGATAAAGTACGATGGAATAAAAAGGTATGAAGAGATAAAAGGAAAGATAGAAAAAGAAGAAGAACTAACGGATAAAGACTTAATGGATTTAGTATTCTTACCCTTGATGAAAAACGAAAAAAGCGAAGAAGAAGTGACAAAAGAAGCGTTAGAGTTAGCAATCACTATACCGGATGAAGACAAAAAAGAAGCAGTAATAGGATCGTTATTAGGGTTCTCTGATAATTATGTAAGGGAAGAGTACATAAACAAACTGAAAGAGGTGATACGAATGACAAAGATAGGAGCCTCATTATTTGAAGAAGGTGTAGAAAAAGGTGAAAGAAAAGGCAAAATTGAAGAAAGAAAAGAATTAATAATTGAGATTCTGAACCAAAGGTTTGCAAAAGATTTTGATAAGAGATTAGAAGAAAAGATCAGAAAAGCAAATGAAGAAACCATAAACCAAATAAAGAAGAACATTCTAAATATTACACTAGAAGAACTAAAA
This genomic window contains:
- a CDS encoding AAA family ATPase — translated: MFIGRESELTALNKLYQEDKFQFVVVYGRRRVGKTTLLLEFCKEKPFIFFVADESVDSVSLEKFSKEVFSFFNLKGLTGFNSWEEAFLFIANRTREERLGIVIDEFQYLVNANRSIPSILQKLIDHSLKDTKLFLIICGSYVSFMENEVLGYKSPLYGRRTAQFEITPFGFFDSRKFFPEYSREEQVNTYGVLGGTPQYLVTFDEKVDVYENIKQKILFKSSYLNEEPTFLLRQELREPLIYNSILEALAEGNGKLNEISSRISFDNSKVAKYLETLIDLKIVERIKPEPIGRKSRGSIFKIKDNFFKFWYRFVFKNKALIEQGLADFVIQNKIKPFMNEYIGPIFEDISVEILKKMNADGKLPFIFENIGKWWGNNPIKKREEEIDIVAYDKKNILLGECKWHNSLVDMSVVKKLMDKGALFHFENKFYILFSKNGFTKETLNFAKASNNVILISFKDFVSSKMKN